AAAGGTTCTGAACTTTGTGCTGCGTGAAACGGATAAGGGTCGCCAGGCTTACATCGTTTATCCGGTCATTGAAGAATCTGAAAAAACCGACCTGAAAGCGGCAACGACGATGTTTCAGGAACTCTCTGCCGGCCCGTTCGACCGGAAGCGCGTTGCGTTGCTCCATGGCCGCATTCCTTCGGCCGAGCGCAACGCAACGATGCGCGCTTTTCGCGACGGCGCAATCGACATTCTCGTTGCGACAACGGTCATAGAAGTCGGTATCGACGTTGCAAACGCAACGGTGATGCTGATCGAGCATCCGGAGCGATTCGGACTGTCGCAACTGCATCAGTTGCGCGGACGTGTGGGCCGCGGAGCCGAGGCCTCGTACTGCATCCTGCTTGGTGATTTCGGGCCGGACGCGGCAGCCCGGTTGAACATCTTCGCGGGAACGGAGGATGGATTCGCGATTGCGCGCGCTGACCTTGGCATTCGCGGCATGGGAAATCTTTTTGGCGAAGAACAGAGTGGCGACGCGACTTTTCGCGTTGCTGACCCGATCCGCGACGAGCAGCTCAATATCGAAGCCCGGGTTGCCGCCGAAGAGATACTGTCACTGGATCCCGACTTGGAAATGAAAGAGCACGCCGGAATTCGCGGTGTGCTCTCAGATCGCTACGCCCGTGCCCTTCAGCTCTTCAGGGTTGGATGATGACGAGACATTGAAACTCAGCGGCTTGGGTTTGCCAGCCGCTTCTTGATTCGCTCGAGCTCGGCATTTGCCTTGGCGAGCTGGTCGCGGAGCGCTGCTGTGTCTTCGTCGCGTGTGACGAAGACAGTGTCGCGACCGTTGTTCACTACCCTGGGCGTCGCCAGCACCGCCTGCCGCATCGCCTGCACGGTCATGGCGCTTCGTTTCAGCACCAGCGCCTGCGGCCGGTATGCCACCGCCCCAGGGGTGCTCAGATAAATGTCGAGCGCCCGAATTCCCTCGGTCATCGATGCCGTCTTGTTGGCCGGGTCTACCATATGAAGTGCACGCCAGAAACTGATCTCATGCGCGTCGGCTTTGTTTTTTGCCTTGAGTGCATAATCAGCCAGAATCCTGTCGGCACCAGCGTAATCGCCAGAGTCGGCGCGTCGCTGAGCCGAAGCGAGAGTTGTGGCATAGGATGACGCAGGAGACGGAGCCTGCGAACCCCGGGCCGGAGAGCAAGCGCCGGCGGTGATGACCGACACGAGACAGAAAAGCGCCAGTCCGGCGGATCTGATCAAACGACTTCCTCCACCGCAGGCATGCGCCGGAATGGAGTGCGGCGGGTGATCACTGCTCTGATAGGCAGAATGATCGTAAATGTTGTCCCGATTCCCAATGTGCTCTCCACTGAAACGGATCCGCCGTGTGCTTCGACGATCTCCCGGGCGATCGCCAAGCCAAGACCCGTTCCCTTGACCGCCGCGTATGCCTGATTGTTCGCCTGAAAAAATTTCTCGAAGATATGGGGCAACTGTTCCGATGCAATCCCGGCGCCAGTGTCGTGCACCGTGATACACACTTCATGCTCTGCACCTTCCACAAGCAGCTCGACTGTGCCGCCGCGGTCAGTGAATTTGAAGGCGTTTGAAAGTAGATTGCCGAGCACTTCGTTGATCCTGTCCTCGTCCCATAACACCTGCGAGGGAAGATTGTTTCCTCTTACCACCCGGAACAATATCTCGCGCTGCAGTGCGAGTACCTGGAATGACGTCTCGAACGAATGTAGAAAGCGGTCGAGGTCAACCTGTCGTCGCTCGAGTTTTCCTCCACCCGCCTCAAACCGGCTGATGTCCAGCAAGCGCTTCACGAGCCGAGTGAGTGTCTGTGCCTGCTTGCCGAGCGTCGCGCAGATTTCACGTTGCTTGGGATTGAGCTCGCCATAGATGTTCTCCTGCAGCAGCTCCAGATATCCGACGATCACGTTGATTGGCGTCTTTAATTCATGGGACGCGACCGATACAAATTCGGCTTTCAGCTTGTCCAGTTCGGATAATTGCGCCGTCATCGCCTGGTAGCTTGTCGCGAGGCGCCCAAACTCGTCGTTGCGCCGCTCGACCATCGGCAGCCGCTGCGTAAAGTCGCCGTCAGCGACCGCTTTCATGCCACGCTCCAGATCCTGCACGGGACGGCTGATTGAGCGGGTGAGCCAGATTGCGATCAGAGTGGCAAGGAGGAGGGCGATGGCCAGTGCACCGGCAGCGGTCCGCCTTGCCTCGATAGTGGTCGACGCGGCGTCAGCCACCCGATCACGGGTTTCGTCCCGCAGCCTGGCTTCGGTGCGCGCCAGCGCCCTCTCGATCGTGCCAAGCGCCGGCCGGGTGCGCTGAACCGAAATCTCCTCGGCGGTGTTGTTTGCCCCCGCGACGGCCGCGGCATACTCAGCCTGGGTCGAGGCACGGAGCGCAAGAATCGCGTTGGAGATGTCCGTCGCCGCGGCTCGTGTCGTGTAAGCCGCCAGAGAGTCTGCCACCAGGCTCAACCGGTCCAGCTGCGCGCGCATACGGAGCTCGCTGGCGCTGTCTGCGAGCAGCACCAAAGCATCTTCGGACCGCTTGACATCGTCGGTTGTCTCGCGGAAGCTCCCGAGGACCAGCGAAGCGGCAAACTCCCGGTCTCGCAGGCTGCGGGTGGTCTGATGCACCCGCTCTAGAGCCTGAAGCGCGAGCACCAGCGGAATGAGCAGGATGATCGTGATGGAAACGATCCCCAGACCCAGTCGCGTACGCAGCTTCATGCGCGGTTGACACCCCTGTAAGGGGCACCTAGCTTGCCGCGCACTTCCCGCCCGAACCTATTCCCCAATGACTCCCCCATACGCGCGCATATCCGAACTCGGCCCTCACGCCGGACAAGTTGTCCACGTTCGGGGCTGGGTCACCCATCTCCGCTCTTCCGGCAAGATTGCATTTGTGGTCATGCGCGACGGGAGCGGAATGTTGCAGTGTGTGCTCGTGAAAAATAGTCTTGCAGCCGAGACGTGGGAACGGTTCGCGACCCTATCTCAGGAAACGACGATCGAAGTTACCGGCGAGGTACGCCAGGATGCGCGTTCCGCGGGCGGTTTCGAGCTTGGTGTAAGTGGTCTGGAGGTGCTCGGCGCCAGCCCCGTGGATTACCCGATTCAGCCAAAGGAGCACGGGATCGATTTTCTTCTCGACAACCGGCATTTCTGGCTCCGGTCGGGGCGCCAGCGCGCGATCGCGAAAATACGTCACGAAGTGGAACAGGCCGTTCGCGACTTTTTCTATGAGCGTGACTTCACTCTTGTCGATACGCCGGTCCTGACAGCGGCGATCGGTGAGCGCAGCGGACTCTTCTCCACCGAGTATTTCGACGAGGGAACCGCGTATTTGGCCCAGACCGGACAGCTTTACGGAGAAGCCGCCGCGGCGGCGTTCGGTAAGATTTACTGCTTCGGACCGACGTTTCGCGCGGAGAAATCCAAAACCCGCCGCCATCTTACCGAGTTCTGGATGGTGGAGCCCGAGGTGGCGTTCAACGACTCGGATGACAACATGCGGTTGCAGCAGGAGTTCGTTTCATATCTTGTAACGCGGTGCCTCGAACGACGAAGACCGGAGTTAATCGAACTCGAGCGCGATTTATCGAAGCTCGAATCCGTGGCTCCGCCATTCCCGAGGATCGATTATTCCGAGGCCGTGCGTATTCTCAAATCGAAAGGCAGTTCCGTGGAATGGGGCGACGATCTTGGTGCCGAAGACGAATCTTTGCTCGTCGAAGGTCACGATCGCCCTATCTTCATTTATAACTATCCGAAAGAGGCCAAGGCATTCTACATGAAAGAGAACCCGCAGGACCCGCGGACGGTTCTCTGCAACGACTGTCTTGCGCCGGAAGGGTACGGCGAAATTATTGGCGGCTCACAGCGCGAAGACGACTACGACCGGTTGCTTCATCGAATCCAGGAAGAAAAACTGCCGGTCGTGGCATACGGCTGGTACCTGGATCTCCGGAAATACGGGACGTTCGTTCATTCGGGGTTCGGTCTTGGGCTCGAGCGCACTGTCTCGTGGATCTGCGGGCTTCCACACCTCCGCGAATCAATTGCCTTCCCCCGGATGATGCACCGATTACGGCCGTAGCGCCGGGGCGCGCATTAGCCGCTTACCCGTCCAGCTTCACCTCGTCCCACAGAGAATCGAGGTCTTCGAGGCTTGCGTCCCCGAGCGCGATCCCGCGTTTCGTGGCGAGCGTCTCGACCTTTCTGAAGCGCGCCTCGAACTTTGAATTTGCCAGATCCAGCGCAAGCGAGGCATGCACGTTTGCCTTTCGGCACAGATTAACACAGGCAAACAGAAGGTCACCCAGTTCCAGTTCGAGCGCCGCGTGCGCCGCGTCGAAGACGGGAGGCGCGCCGTGTGGCCGAAGCGCGGCGTCCTGCAGGTGAGCCCGTACTTCCGCCAGCTCTTCCTCGACCTTCGCGGCGGGGCCGCTCGTATCCGGCCAGTCAAATCCGACTCCCGCCGCGCGGTCCTGAAGCCTGTGCGCGCGGTGTAACGGCGGAAGAGCCACCGGCAGCCCGTCGGCAATCGACGCGCGCTTCTTCGACTTCATTTTCTCCCATGGCTCCCTGACGCCGTTACCGTACAGATGCGGATGCCGGGCGTGCATCTTTGCGATCAGCGCTTCGGCGACATCTGAAATGCTGAATTCACCCCGTTCTTCTGCGATCACGGCATGAAAAAGAACCTGAAGCAAAACGTCGCCGAGTTCCTCCTTCATCAACATCGGGTCGCCATCGCGCAGGGCATCGTCGAGCTCCTGCGATTCCTCGATGAGGTAGGGTCTGAGCGATGCATGGGTCTGCGCGGCATCCCAGTCGCAACGCAGGCGAAGGTCTCGCATCAGCGAGACAGTGTCATTTAACGTGGCAGGTTCAGTCATGCGACTTCCGGGTTCGCTAGATTGGGCAATGTGACTGGAATTTTACCGGTGTCGGTCGTCAGCCGCCAACGTGCGATTATCGCCCAATGCCGGCCCTGAGCCGCGCGTGGGTCGAAGTCGATCTCGCCGCACTTTGCAGAAACGCCGCCGCTGCTGCTTCAAGTGCCGGAGCACCTCTTCTGCCGATGGTGAAGGCCGACGCCTATGGGCTTGGTGCGGTTCCCGTCGCCCGTGCACTCGAATCAATCGAGCCATGGGGATTTGGCGTAGCGACGATCGATGAAGGTGTGGAGCTTCGGGAAGGAGGCATTTCACGTCCGGTCGTCGTTTTTACTCCATTGCTGGTTCATGAGCTCGAAGCCGCCGCAGCCGCGTCTCTGACTCCTGCTCTCGGGTCATCGGAAAGCATCCTGCAGTGGAGAATGTATGGGCTCCCATATCATTTGTCGGTCGATACCGGGATGAGTCGCGCGGGTGTGCCCTGGCGTGAGGTAGCGCAATTGAAAGACGCGCTGGAAGCCAATCCCCCATCTGGGGCGTTCACGCACTTCCATTCCGCGCAGCTCGACGATTCTTCCATGGCGGCTCAGATATCGCGATTCAACGAGGCCCTGACATCGTTGTCCAGCCGTCCCCTACTGGTGCATGCTGAAGGCAGCGCCGCGATCGTTCGCCACAGGGGCGTTTCGTGGGATCTGGCACGGCCGGGGATCTTTCTTTACGGCGTGGCGACGGTTTCCGGCGCATCGGTCGAACCTGAACCTGTCGTTCACCTGCGGGGGATGGTAGTTGATATTCGGACGATCGAGCCCGGAGACACCGTGAGCTACGATGCCACGTTCACCGCCACTTCCCGCACCCGGATCGCGACGGTGGGGATCGGTTACGCGGATGGTTATCCGCGCTCCCTCAGCAATACCGGCGAAGCCCTCGTTGGTGGCGGGCGTGTCAGCATCGCCGGGCGCGTAACGATGGACATGGTCATGCTCGATGTAACCGGCGTCGATTGCGACCTTGGGGATGTTGTAACGCTGATTGGCCGCTCGCCTGATGGAGGCGGGATTCTCACAGTCGCCGCCGTCGCCGAGAAGGCCTCGATGTCCCCATATGAGTTGCTGACGGGGTTGAAAAGCAGAACTGGAAGAACCTACCTCGATGCCTGATTGCCGGCGCGCGATCATCATTGTGCTCGACGGCGTGGGCATCGGCGAAGCCCCCGATGCTGCCGCCTACGGCGACGCGGGCAGTAACACGCTCGGTAACATTGCAAGGGCGGTCGGCGGATTGAACCTGCCGACACTCGCATCATACGGGCTCGGCAATATCACCGAGCTTGCGGGCATGGCTCCGGTAGCGAACTCACTGGGTGCATGGGGCAGGATGAACCCCGCATCGGCGGGCAAGGACAGCATCGCCGGCCACTGGGAGATTGCGGGAGTCCAGCTCGCCCGGCCGTTCCCCACTTATCCAGCCGGCTTTCCCGATGACTTGCTGCGCGAGCTCAGCCGGCTGACAGGCCGTGGCGTGATCGCAAACACCATCGGCAGCGGGACGGCGATACTCGAAAAGTTCGGCGACCGGCATGTGTCGACCGGGGAGTGGGTTGTCTACACATCTGCCGATTCCGTCTGTCAGGTTGCCGCGCACGAGGGAGTGGTGCCTCTCGAAGAGCTCTACGCCGCATGTGCTCTCGCGCGCGGACTGCTTGTCGAACCCCACGATGTCTCTCGTGTCATCGCTCGGCCATTCGCGGGAAAATCGGGCTCGTACTCGCGTACTCCCAACCGCCGCGATTACGCGCTGGCGCCACCCACGGAGACGCTGCTGGATGCGCTTGCTGCTGCGGGGATCGCTCGTGACGGTATCGGGAAGGTGGACGATCTTTTCGCCGGCCGCTCGCTCGTCGCCCGGCATACCGCGTCAAACGCAGAAGGCATTGAGAATCTCCGGGCGTGGCTCGAGAGTGATCGATGTGGGCTCCTTTTCGTCAACCTAGTAGATTTCGACCAGCTATACGGGCACCGCAACGACGTCGCGGGGTTTTACAACTCGCTGCGAGAGTTCGACTTCGCACTTCCTTCGCTTGTTTCCGCACTCCACGAGGACGACCTGCTTTTTATAACCGCCGACCACGGTAATGACCCAACCACGGCCTCTACCGATCATTCCCGTGAGGCGGTGCCGATGCTGGCCATCGGACACTCCGTCGTTCCTGCCGACCTCGGCACGCGCGCGACTTTTTCCGATCTCGGCGCAACCACTGGTGAGTGGTTCGGTGTCTCATTTTCCGGTGCAGGTACCTCATTTCTTTCGCGTTTGACGGCGAGGTGAACGCCGGCGACACGGCGGCTGACGTCAGGGAGGCTTTACGGGACGCCGCATTCGCTGCGTTGGAAAACGCCTATGCTCCGTATTCGCGCTTTCGTGTTGGAGCGGCGCTGCTTACGACAACCGGCGAGATCGTCGCTGGCTGCAATGTAGAAAACTCGGCGTATGGAGAGACGATCTGCGCTGAGCGCGTCGCGGTTGCAGGGGCGGTTGCACGGGGCATGACGTCGTTTGTAAACATCGCGATCGCAAGCGAGTCGGAGGAGCCAGCGCCACCGTGCGGGTCATGCCGCCAGACGATGAGCGAATTCGCTCCTGATCTTCACATTACTAGCTATGCAAGAAACGGGAAGCAGATCACATGGCATCTCGCCGAGCTGCTGCCACAGGCGTTCGCGCCCGACCATTTAAGTGGAAGGATGTAAGTGCGACTGGATACTGCATTGACGAAAATTGCCGGACTGATCGCTGTGGCCGTAGTGGTTGCCGCGTGTACCGAAAATCTGGATAACAGTGCCGGATGCCCGCTGCTCTGCTCCGACCAGGGAGGCCAGATCGAGACCGTTACACTCGATCCCGTCGTACTGGATACTACGGTATCTGCACTGACAGGACTGGGTACCGAGGCATCGCTTTTCCTGGCCACACGCGGTGACACCATCGATTCGCGCGGGGTGATACGGTTCGATTCGATCCCGGCGCGATTTCAGCGATCGCTGACCGACACAACCTCAACGGCGATCACGACTGTCGATAGCGCGTTCATTCGCATGAGAGTCGATACTGTGGGCGGAAAGATTCCCGGACCGGTGACGATCGACGCGTTCGACGTTGACACACCCGCGAACGACAGTCTGATCGCTCCGGTCGCCGAGCTGTTTCGCACGGATCGCCTGATTGCCTCGCGCACTTATGCCCCGACTGAGCTCAAGGACACGCTGATTTTTCCTGTTCCGCCTGCAGCTATTCTTGCACGGCGCGGTGGTCGTCTGCGCGTCGGCCTTCGACTTCGCGCGGCCGGGCCTGTACAACTGCGAATTCTTTCGATGGAAGGCGCTTCTTCGCCGACCGTGCTTTCGTTCCGCGTGTCGTCCGACACCGCCGTCAGGCCGATTGTTCTCCTTCCGTTTTCGCGGACTCCGGCTGATCAACCGGCGGTTGCCGCGAGCCTTGCCGATTACACCTTGCTGGTAAAGGGCACTCCGCCGGGGCCGGCTGGCGCACTCAACATCGGCGGACTACCGGCGAGCCGTGTGTATCTGCGGTTCGAGATTCCTGCTTTCATTGTCGACTCTGCCGACATCATTCGGGCCTCACTTCTTTTGACTCAGCGACCTAACCGGGGTGTCAGTGATTCGGACACGATATTCATCGTTCCTCACGTTTCACTTGCGGCTAACGCCGTCACCGATATCGCGAGAGCGGCACAGATTACTGCAATCGCCGCCAGAGACACGCTCAGGCTCGTCCCGCGGGACAGCGGTTTGAAGGTGATCGAGGTCGGCACGGTGGTCGCGCTGTGGCGTTCGCAGGATGTGAAACGGACACCCCGCGCGCTTGTGCTCATCAGCACGAGAGAAGGACAAACGCCTGTCGAAGCGAGGTTCTTCTCGACGGAAGCGGCGCCCGCGCTTCGGCCGCGATTGAGGATCAGCTTTTCCAAGCGGCAGTCTGGCGGGCTCCCATGATACCGTGCAACCGATGGGCAGTTCGATGGGCAGTTGCGATAGCCGCCGCCGTTGTTCTGACTGGCAGAGTAGCCGCCGGTCAGGGAAGCCTGAGTACGCAGGGGTTCGGATATCCGCCTGGCCAGTTCAGCACGCGTGCACTTGCAACGGGTGGCGGGCTCGCACAATTCGATGCCGACTCGCCCCTCAATCCGGCGGCAATTGCACTGTCGGCCGATCCGCGGGTTTTCTTCCAGTACGAGCCGGAATTCCGGCGATTCTCGGCTGATACTGCGTCGGCCAGCACGCTGACTGCGCGATTTCCTCTCACAGCGGCGTCAGTTCCCTTCAGGCGCAAGGGCAGCATCGGCCTCTCGGTTTCGACGTTTCTCGATCGGTCGTTCGCCACCACGACCACAAGAGAAGTGGCGGTGGCTGATCAGATCACGACCGTGACGGAGGCAGTGCGGGTGATCGGCGCGATCAACGATGTCAGGCTTGCGGCAGGATATGCTCCATCGGCGAAGGTGCAGGTGGGGATCGGCGGACATGTTCTGACGGGGCAAAGTCGCGTCTTTTTCGATCAGAGCTTTCCCGATTCTCTGAATTTCAGCACCGTTACGCAGTCGACGAACGTTTCATTCACCGGTTTCGCTGTATCGGCAGGTGCAATCCTTCGCCCTGCGCGGTCAATCGCTTTCGCAATTTCCGGCCGGAAAGGTGGAGATATCAGCGCTCGCTCCCGGGACACCACTGTGTCCACGGCAGGAGTACCGGATCGGCTGGCTGCGGCGCTGTCCTATGAAGGAATTTCGGGCGCAAGCGTCTCGGCTCAGGTAGCCCGTGAATCCTGGTCGTCGCTGAATGGGCTGGGTTCCGCTGTGGTAAACGCTGTAGACGCGTGGGAGGGTGGAGTAGGACTCGAGGCTGCCGGCCCGCGCATCGCGGAGCGTCTGCTCGTGTTCCGTGCCGGCGCGCGCTACCGCACGCTGCCGTTCCAGGCGGCGGGAAGTGACGTCACAGAACTTTCATTTGCGGGAGGAGTCGGTGCGCAGTTCTTTCGTAACCGCGCCGCGCTTGATTTGACCGTTCAACATTCGTCCCGCTCTGCCGGTGAGCCGGCCGTTACCGGCGACCCGCGCGAGCGCGCATTCACGCTGAGCTTCGGGCTGCGCGTCCGCCCGTAACCGCAATGGCAGAGTTGCCGCATAACCCGGGGCAGCTCATCCTGGTCGCCGACGATGTGCCGGCGAACATCGAGTTGCTATTCGACCAGCTTCACTCGTTCGGCTACCGAACGGTTTCAGCGTCCGATGGCCCGTCGGCGGTGGCTGCGTGCTTCGAGCATAAGCCCGATCTGTGCATCCTGGACGTCGGGATGCCACCCGGTGAACTGGGCGTCGACAGCCGCTCAACCGGTTTCGAGGTATGCCGGCGAATAAAGCGTGACCCGCGGACGGCAAGAATCCCGGTGATCTTCGTCACGGCGCTCAACGACACAGGTGACAGGGTAAGGGGGATCGAGGCTGGGGGCGATGATTTTCTCACCAAGCCGCACAACCGCATGGTGCTCGGTGCGCGCGTGCGCAGTCTGCTCAAGCTGAAGTCGGCAACGGACGCCCTGGAGAACAGCTACCGGCAGCTCCGCGAGCTTGAAAAAGTGCGCGACGATCTTATGAAGATGATTGTCCACGACCTGAAAAGTCCTCTCACTTCGGTTCTTGCAACGCTCGAAATGCTCACTGACGGCGACTTTGGCGCGCTGTCGGCGAATCAGAAAGGCGCGGTCAGTGACGCTGAGTCCAAGGCGGAAGATCTGCTGGCGCTGATCGAAGACATCCTCGAAGTTGCCCGCATCGAAGAGTCGGCAGTCACACTGTCAGTTGAACCGATCGCGCCCGGTGCGCTGCTCGCGGAGTTGCGTTTTGAATGGGATCATCGGTTTCACCAGGAACGTACGAACGCCACCGTGCAGGTCGACGACGATACGCCGGTGTTTCACGCCGACAAACCATTGCTTAAACGGGTTTTCTCAAATCTCATCCAGAATGCAATCACCCATTCGTCGAGTCCGATCGACCTTGTCATGAGTGCGCGGCGAGCTGGAGAGAACGTACTGTTCACTGTTGCTGACAGCGGTCCCGGTATACCGCGAGAGTATCACGAGGTGATCTTCCGAAAATTCGGCCAGGTTGCCGGTGGTGCGACGCCCCGCGTCCGCAGTTCGGGCCTTGGTTTGACGTTCTGCAAACTTGTGGTCGACCTGCACGGCGGAATGATCTGGGTCAACAGTCACGAAGGCAAAGGCAGTACGTTTTACTTTCAGATTCCGGTAGAGGCGGCACTGCAGGAAGTCTCTCCGCCTACGGCGAAGTGAAGGTTTTTCTCAAGACGTTCGGCTGTCGCGCCAATCAGTACGACACCGAGACTGTCAGGGCCATGCTCGCAGCAGGCGAAATCGAGGAGACGGTTTGCGTGGAAGACGCGGATGTGGCGGTGTTCAACAGCTGCTCGGTGACCTCCGCTGCGGAAGCCGATTTGCGGGCCAGTGTTCGCCAGGCAGTGAGGCGCAATCCACGAATTCGCTCAATCGTGATGGGTTGCGCGCCGGGCTCACCAGTACGGGACGAGAGCAAGGCTCAGCTGCGCAGTCTGCCGTCGGTGAGTCATCTGGTCGAGGGCGCCGACATCCTCTCGGTGGCGGTGGCGCTTGGACTGGAACGCGTGTCAGTTCAGCCGGCGGCGGTGCAGACAGGATCGAGAGCATTGATCAGGATTCAGGAGGGCTGCAGTCAACACTGTACGTTCTGCGCCACCACCCTTGCACGAGGTACAAGCCGGTCTCGGCCCGCAGCTGAAATTGTGCGCGAGGCAGCAATGCTTGCGCTCACTCATCCCGAGATCGTCGTAACCGGCATTCACATCGGCAGCTATGGCGACGATTGTGACAGCTCGCTCGGGCAGCTGATGCTCGAGCTCATTCAGAAAGTACCAGAGGTACGGTTTCGTCTGACTTCGGTCGAGGCGACCGAAGTGGACGA
The DNA window shown above is from Gemmatimonadaceae bacterium and carries:
- a CDS encoding HAMP domain-containing sensor histidine kinase, with the translated sequence MKLRTRLGLGIVSITIILLIPLVLALQALERVHQTTRSLRDREFAASLVLGSFRETTDDVKRSEDALVLLADSASELRMRAQLDRLSLVADSLAAYTTRAAATDISNAILALRASTQAEYAAAVAGANNTAEEISVQRTRPALGTIERALARTEARLRDETRDRVADAASTTIEARRTAAGALAIALLLATLIAIWLTRSISRPVQDLERGMKAVADGDFTQRLPMVERRNDEFGRLATSYQAMTAQLSELDKLKAEFVSVASHELKTPINVIVGYLELLQENIYGELNPKQREICATLGKQAQTLTRLVKRLLDISRFEAGGGKLERRQVDLDRFLHSFETSFQVLALQREILFRVVRGNNLPSQVLWDEDRINEVLGNLLSNAFKFTDRGGTVELLVEGAEHEVCITVHDTGAGIASEQLPHIFEKFFQANNQAYAAVKGTGLGLAIAREIVEAHGGSVSVESTLGIGTTFTIILPIRAVITRRTPFRRMPAVEEVV
- the asnS gene encoding asparagine--tRNA ligase translates to MTPPYARISELGPHAGQVVHVRGWVTHLRSSGKIAFVVMRDGSGMLQCVLVKNSLAAETWERFATLSQETTIEVTGEVRQDARSAGGFELGVSGLEVLGASPVDYPIQPKEHGIDFLLDNRHFWLRSGRQRAIAKIRHEVEQAVRDFFYERDFTLVDTPVLTAAIGERSGLFSTEYFDEGTAYLAQTGQLYGEAAAAAFGKIYCFGPTFRAEKSKTRRHLTEFWMVEPEVAFNDSDDNMRLQQEFVSYLVTRCLERRRPELIELERDLSKLESVAPPFPRIDYSEAVRILKSKGSSVEWGDDLGAEDESLLVEGHDRPIFIYNYPKEAKAFYMKENPQDPRTVLCNDCLAPEGYGEIIGGSQREDDYDRLLHRIQEEKLPVVAYGWYLDLRKYGTFVHSGFGLGLERTVSWICGLPHLRESIAFPRMMHRLRP
- the mazG gene encoding nucleoside triphosphate pyrophosphohydrolase — translated: MTEPATLNDTVSLMRDLRLRCDWDAAQTHASLRPYLIEESQELDDALRDGDPMLMKEELGDVLLQVLFHAVIAEERGEFSISDVAEALIAKMHARHPHLYGNGVREPWEKMKSKKRASIADGLPVALPPLHRAHRLQDRAAGVGFDWPDTSGPAAKVEEELAEVRAHLQDAALRPHGAPPVFDAAHAALELELGDLLFACVNLCRKANVHASLALDLANSKFEARFRKVETLATKRGIALGDASLEDLDSLWDEVKLDG
- the alr gene encoding alanine racemase, whose amino-acid sequence is MPALSRAWVEVDLAALCRNAAAAASSAGAPLLPMVKADAYGLGAVPVARALESIEPWGFGVATIDEGVELREGGISRPVVVFTPLLVHELEAAAAASLTPALGSSESILQWRMYGLPYHLSVDTGMSRAGVPWREVAQLKDALEANPPSGAFTHFHSAQLDDSSMAAQISRFNEALTSLSSRPLLVHAEGSAAIVRHRGVSWDLARPGIFLYGVATVSGASVEPEPVVHLRGMVVDIRTIEPGDTVSYDATFTATSRTRIATVGIGYADGYPRSLSNTGEALVGGGRVSIAGRVTMDMVMLDVTGVDCDLGDVVTLIGRSPDGGGILTVAAVAEKASMSPYELLTGLKSRTGRTYLDA
- a CDS encoding phosphopentomutase; its protein translation is MPDCRRAIIIVLDGVGIGEAPDAAAYGDAGSNTLGNIARAVGGLNLPTLASYGLGNITELAGMAPVANSLGAWGRMNPASAGKDSIAGHWEIAGVQLARPFPTYPAGFPDDLLRELSRLTGRGVIANTIGSGTAILEKFGDRHVSTGEWVVYTSADSVCQVAAHEGVVPLEELYAACALARGLLVEPHDVSRVIARPFAGKSGSYSRTPNRRDYALAPPTETLLDALAAAGIARDGIGKVDDLFAGRSLVARHTASNAEGIENLRAWLESDRCGLLFVNLVDFDQLYGHRNDVAGFYNSLREFDFALPSLVSALHEDDLLFITADHGNDPTTASTDHSREAVPMLAIGHSVVPADLGTRATFSDLGATTGEWFGVSFSGAGTSFLSRLTAR
- the cdd gene encoding cytidine deaminase produces the protein MNAGDTAADVREALRDAAFAALENAYAPYSRFRVGAALLTTTGEIVAGCNVENSAYGETICAERVAVAGAVARGMTSFVNIAIASESEEPAPPCGSCRQTMSEFAPDLHITSYARNGKQITWHLAELLPQAFAPDHLSGRM
- a CDS encoding ATP-binding protein; translated protein: MAELPHNPGQLILVADDVPANIELLFDQLHSFGYRTVSASDGPSAVAACFEHKPDLCILDVGMPPGELGVDSRSTGFEVCRRIKRDPRTARIPVIFVTALNDTGDRVRGIEAGGDDFLTKPHNRMVLGARVRSLLKLKSATDALENSYRQLRELEKVRDDLMKMIVHDLKSPLTSVLATLEMLTDGDFGALSANQKGAVSDAESKAEDLLALIEDILEVARIEESAVTLSVEPIAPGALLAELRFEWDHRFHQERTNATVQVDDDTPVFHADKPLLKRVFSNLIQNAITHSSSPIDLVMSARRAGENVLFTVADSGPGIPREYHEVIFRKFGQVAGGATPRVRSSGLGLTFCKLVVDLHGGMIWVNSHEGKGSTFYFQIPVEAALQEVSPPTAK
- a CDS encoding MiaB/RimO family radical SAM methylthiotransferase — its product is MKVFLKTFGCRANQYDTETVRAMLAAGEIEETVCVEDADVAVFNSCSVTSAAEADLRASVRQAVRRNPRIRSIVMGCAPGSPVRDESKAQLRSLPSVSHLVEGADILSVAVALGLERVSVQPAAVQTGSRALIRIQEGCSQHCTFCATTLARGTSRSRPAAEIVREAAMLALTHPEIVVTGIHIGSYGDDCDSSLGQLMLELIQKVPEVRFRLTSVEATEVDDTLRQLLTLNPRRLAPCLHAPLQSGSDSVLRRMGRHWYTAQSYADAIEEIVGNSEVFGLSADVIAGFPGETDDDHAATLALVERLPFTSLHVFPYSPRPGTAALRLGNQVSSPIVAARAGELRSAGAARSRGHATRRDGGRADVVVTGRGRGLTEDYLSVMVADPALPRRTRFQATLECIDGQLIANPVPANHS